The nucleotide sequence agaaaaaagggaaaaggcgGTTTAGGGATGATGAAAACAACAGTCACTTCGAAAAGCACGGCTCTGAGGCTAAGTGTTTTCTTAAGCTCAAGATTATTTATTAGTCATTTATTTGCAGGAATGAATGTGAAAACTCACAATCATTGTTGCCTAAATTATATTTCCAACCCTGTGACGCATGCTAGAGTTGTGTACAAGAGGACAAATCCTCAAACATTAAGcaccatgacaaaaaaaactgcttttactTGATTCTAACAAATATTTCACATTCTTCTCCTTTTCCAGTGTGTTTCCACTCCAGGAAAATATAATATGCATTAGACGGGACCTCTGTATGTTTTGGCTGTAACAGCATTTGCAATAATAGGATCATAAACTTtctgaattaaaaacagaagtgTTCACAGCCGGTGTCATAACACTTCAAAATTAGCTCAGGTTCAACTTGTTTTCACTGATCCTTCAGCTAGATTGGAGCCTCCTGTTGTAACTTCAGTCGACTAACCAGCATTTGGATAGGTCTCACATTTAAAGTCGCATATAaccaagaaataaaattaaataaatggtcTATTGACTACTAAGACTTGGTCTGTGAtcgaaggaaggacacaaaaaGAATTTGGCTCTGCTGAACGTCCCTAAAATAACAGTGGTGTTTGAAAACACCATGATCCTCCCTGGATCTGCCTGTTTCAGGGAAGACTGGTCAGAGAGGTGAGCAAGAACCCACGGGCCAATTTGGAGAAAGGATAACCATCCAGAGCGTCAAACATTGCTTCACACCTTACCAATCAGACCTTTACGAAAGACTATCCTGTTGGATATTGCAGCTTGCTTGAATTTTGCAGAAATACCCTTTAGAGATTGttacaccagaaaaaaaaattgagatttACATCTACCTCTCtggtctgatgaaaccaaaatagAACATATTGGCCTAAATTTTAAGTATCATGGCTGGACAAAAATGCTGCTCTAAAGCATGGTGGTTGCAGTCATTATGgaggctgtgttttttttgtcttttttttcactggcAGGAGCTGAGTGACTAGTCCACATAAAGGTAGGACAACTGCAGAAAAATATAGAGATTCTATAAGAAAACCTGCTCAACCTCAGTCTAAGGTAACTAAACATATTCATTTTCCAacacaatgacccaaagcacacGGCCAGTATAACAGGAGAGGCTTGAGGAGCAGTCTGTGAATGTTACTGAGTGGTCCAGTGCCCAAACTTAGGTCCATCTGAACTAATAGACCTAAAAATGGTTGCTTACTGATGTTGGCCATCTAACctgactgagctctggatctgCTGAGAAGAATGATATCAAATACCCTAAAAAATGTTGAGTCAAGCTTAGAGAGACACACCCATAAGACTTGAGGCTGTAATTGATGGTAAAGGtgcattttgattaaaatgcatttgcactaatcttttttttgtgtgtgggatCAAGTGCACAATTATGTGGGGAAAAACCTAATACATCCATTGTGGAATTAGGTTGTAACATAAAATAACTATTTAGTTTCTGCTAGTTGGCACTGTGTATTTGTAGTATTTTAACCAAACCTGCCCATTTATGGTaccttatactttttattttaaaacaagtaGTTACATTTTAAGATGTATTACGTTTtccttaaagcagcaccgtgtaagttttgaccccaGTATTAGCTTCATTGAGATAAATTTAACGATTTTCAGATCAATAAACAGCACTAGGAGCTTATTGATGCTCTGTGTGGGCTGTCCTCCTCAAAAActcgcctatgtaacttgagagggtcagATTCATCTCTGAGTGGGTCGTGTGACCTAGAGCGCCACTATGGGTCACGTGACCCACTCTGAGCTTAGACggctgtaaaaacaaaagaaaacagacataacacttacctgatcagacatatttttgttcCCCTGATGTAGGTTTTATGTAGGATTTACAAGTAACTACATGACTTCTCAAGcggctttttttctgttactgggaatttttcatttaatcaaaATCACATAGCAGTAATATGTATGTTGCTGTCATTAAtagctttattttgtgtttggagtcaGATAAAATGACTGGGACAGAGACACTGGGTTAGTTTAGGGGAGACCCGAAAGTGGCTATAGTCAAAATCCTCACATCAGAAGCTGTTCAACAATTTGAAAGGTTTTTGCTTTCCCCAATGCAACAGATTAAACTAGCAAATTTCCAGAGTTGGACGGCGGAAATTTAGACATGTAACGTTTTTTCAAAGTCAGGCTTTTACTACAATACATGAATGTTGCCTTAGTTTCACAAAGATGTGCAGAAAGAGAACTTTCTGCACAAATGTCAGAAGAAGATAAATGTTTGAAACTGCAGGTTTATCCAGATCATTATAATCTGCACACCACTGTGGGTCAAAGAGAGTTAAATAATGGAGTTATtcacaaacagaagaaaaacaaaaagggctCCTCAATGATTAACATAATCATTTCCATCTGATATTATCATGATGATTGAGACCCAGACAGATGGTAttcatttttagaaaataaaatatttaatagctGCACTGTGTATTCTGTAAGAATATTCCCTCGCTAACTAAATAGGGAGTCGAAGGAGTAGCagagatgaaggaggagagggtCCATGACTGGGGCGTTAGCAGGATTTGGGGTGAGATAGTAGGCCCTGGGGGCAATGGTTTGCTCTACTGTCTCCTATAAAGCAGAGGCAGCTTTAGCATAACAGGAACAAGGAGTCTCAAATGCACACCCGCACTCATACATTCATACGCTCACACAGTCGCACTAAAAGCTGTTTGGTGACCCACCAGATCCACTAAATGCATCAGCAGCAGGGCCCGCGGCCACGGCAGCAGGACCGTCTCCTGGGGAAGGTGCAAACGCATCTAGGGTATTGCAGACGACAACAGTGGACACCAagccaaaaaaaagcaaagaggtAACACCCCGGGCAAACACACCAAGACACATGGACGTACAGAACAGAAGATGAGTCAACAGATGAAAaggagaggaaacaaaaaaatgagaGGTCAGCGTCAGGAATATAAGAAACACGCAGCCTGGTTCAGTGCAGTGATTGATTCAACTGTATCATTGACCACATGATGAGTTTCGGGAGGGAGGGATAATGCTACATTCACGGTGTGCACTACCTGTGCAAGCTGTAGTTGTCACAAGTCGCTGGGACTCTGTGACAAGAGGGGGGTATCAAGTTAGGGGATGGAAAAATTATGGTCTCTCTTTGACAATGAAACAACTATATTCATTAATCATTTAGTTTTAGATTTAGTataaaaaagccaaaacatCATCAGAAAGAAGATCTATCAGCTCATCATTTTTGGCATATTTATGGAACTGCTGGTGGGCCAATGGTAATAACAGTATTATTATCTCAAAAATGTGCAGCGTATAAAAGCAGACTAATTACATGTTATCGGGGTTATTAAGCTGCACATTATTTCATGATGAGAAAACAAATAAGAGTTGAATACAGTTAGTTAAAGAGTTAATTACAGTTGAATGGAAGCctggagcagagaggagggtGACACATCAATGGGTTAGTTCTGTTTGGATAGCGTGGAAACGATAAATGCATTTCCTGCATTCAGTGGTTTTAAGGGGCGTATGAAAGCTAGATCGCATGTAAGCAAATTTTTCTGAGCACTGACAGAAAAACAGGACGCAAAAACAAACTCGCAGCAGGATGCGTCAGTAAATGTTATTACGACTCTGAGAGTAGCTTAAGTGCTGACCTGGGATTACACATTTGCCCCCTACAAGATTCTCAGAAAGTTAATttttcaagaataaaaaaacttaCCTCTGTGACTGTAGCATGTTGATAATGTATCATGGGTCAAAATATAAATCTTTTTGATTGTTTATAAGTTCCTAAAAGTTTCTaatctaaaaagtaaaaatggaaCAGAACAGTAGTCTTTATCGCCTTTTTATAGttattaaaatatgaatatgttAGCATTATATGAAAATAGCAAAGTCATCCTAAAAGAAGCAGTCCCTGTTTCTGTTCCagagtttttatattttaagaaataataaaatctgatctGGCCTTTACCAGGTTATAAAATAACCAAAATCTAACCTTATACATCAAATAACAACATATTAAACGCTGTTGTTattcaataaagaaaaaagaaacaaaaatgtaaaatatgtctGCACAAAAACTCTCAGAGTTCCCTGGTTTCAGCCCGTATACCAAATGTTAAAGTGCATGACAGTACGGTTAGAAGACTGAACAAATAAGGGTTGTTCAGATGGGTTGCAAGGATAAAGGtcctttatttagaaaataatagaGCAGAATGCCTGGGGTTTATCAAGTAGTATGTGTTTTGTTACATCTGAAGTTAAGTAATAACGTCTCATTTAATTTATAACCtggcaaaaaccaaaaaatttaaaaacctaaaattgAAAGAGGGcaattttcattttatcatGACAGTACGACTCCGTATGGGTGAGGTTTGGTTTAACCTGTTGGGAGCTGTACCCTACCCTACACTGACCTCCAAAAAGGTCCATGTCAGAGGCTGAGGCGGCAGCATGAGCAGTGACAGGCAGCGATGTGGGGGGCGGCACcggtgcagctgcagcagcaatgGTAGAAGGTGCGACTGCAGGTGCGGCTGCAGGTGCGGCTGCAGGTGCGGGCGCAGCAACGGCAGCGGCTGCGGGCGCAGCAACGGTGGCAGTGGCAGCAGGGGTGGCAGTGGACAGCAGGGGCGGCAGGGACAGCAGGGGCGGCAGCGcctgctgcagctgcaacaTCAGTAGACTTTCCATCTGCAAGAGCTTGAGGTGCTCCATTGGTAGCGGCTGGGGCAGCGAAGTAGATATACCCCATAATCCATTTGCCAGACCCAGTCACATCCCCCcaacagacagaaagaaaaggagagaaaaagaaaacacgaaGAGAGACAGCTCATTCAAAGTGAATGCAAAGTTGAAAGATTTAGAGATTTAGAGATTTAGAGATTCGTAGACAGGAGCAACCGCCTGCTATCAAGACAAGCTTCaaatataaaaagataaaacctaAAAAGCTAATATCCTGTAGCATGTCTCCTGTTCAGTCTGTGGTAGCCTCACTGGGAACAGAATACTCACCCTCTGTCAAGAGATCtgcaataaagcaaaaaaacaacaacaacaaattagTCAATGGAAAGGGGCTTGGAATGCTTTATAAGGAAAGGCAAAAGATTTATTGCCTGCAATTAAATATGCAAGCAGCAAAACCAAAGTGTGACTCAGAGTGCAGCATTTCAAACAGCTCATCAATGTTGAAATGAGAAGGCAGACTAATTAGGTTTTAgaccttttctctctttgtaaatgtttaatttccaaCTGAGGGGatttcatttgtaaaacacCAGCGGCAATCTAACGTTTATCGCCGGCAACGTGTACGTAGAGATCCTGCGTTTTAAAAGCTGTGTTTTCCTCCCAAGTGTGTGAGCAAAAACATGTGACGCGTGGATCTAAACACGCGCAGTTGAAGTGGACGCGTTCTGTCGCGTTTTTTAAAGTGTGTGTTGCCTTTGCTCTGATTTTGAACGGCGTATACTGGGATCGACGGTGTGGAATTCAACGTGTTTTGCTGAAAGAGACAAGAAAGAGACACGTTGTCGAGTCGCTACTGGTTAATTTTGTTTGTATCATATTCAAAGATCAACTGATTGTCTGAGAATACAATTTCAACGCTTAATGAGTGAACCAAGTCATCGGGCATTACCCGAATTATCAGGATATGAAGAAAGCTGTGAGGTTCATTGTCAGTTTGAAGCATGCCGAGGTGTGTGGATCTTCATCAGTGTAGACGAGTGATTAAATTGTGGTATTGTTGGGTGGGTACCaataacctgactccgccagatagatttgctccgcatatccatctggaaaccttccgttgaagtaattttgagaaggggcgaaaatactggttagctgattggcctatgttggtgatagacgggccaaataaaccaatcagatcaacgaagcatatgacgtactcgtcaacatgcacaaccacaagccaagctactcttgctgctgcaggtaaaggctcgttagctcagcaaagaaatactctgtaattccgataaaacttgctcgatagccacgctaacgctagtttcatcggctgaagccgccatgttctttagactgaactgtcgcgcttcccgttgcgtcacacctcaacccgcctcataGCCAACGCTGactggacgttcgtttggtgaacagatccaaattttctttaacggaaagtatccagactgatctacTGCGAGTGAagccttgaaagctcgcgagatcaggatggtctcacgaggctaaggtACCAAGATATTGGTGTCAAAGTTGTTGCGGGAGTAGTGCACATGTGCTGTACATAACAGCAGTCGTGCCGAGGGAATTTTTCGATGTGTTTACATAAATCAGTGGTGGCCTGCCTTTGCTGGTGACCACAGAGTCAAAGTTGTTATGAGTACTGTCAGTGTTCTGCGACATTGTGTCTCTCTGTGCCACTGAAGCAAAAGCCAGCAGCAGTCACATTTAATGTTACGCAACATCATTTAAAGTATGAGAATGTTCAAGGTATCAGAGGAGACGCAAAGAAACGGCTACGTTGTTTCATAACGAAAAGGTCAAATTCAATCTACAAAATGCTTCTACAAATAAGCTTTCGTGTCTTGCTAACACCTTTCATTAATTTCACGGCTCTGTTAGAGCAATTCTGTGGGAGGAAATGTGCAAATGTCAGAAGAAAATCCTTGTAAAATCCAATGGAGGCTGGTGGCTCATGTATCTGTAAGGACATCCATACCTCCCCATCCAGTGATGGAGGACGTTGCCGCAGCACCGCCTGCTGAAGAAGACGCCATAGGGTCGAGGTCCAGAAGCAAGCCGTCGTCTAGAGCGCTGAAGGCCATGTCAGACAGAGGGAAGGGCTTTTCACAGAGGTCATTTCTAACAAAATTATCCTGCAACTTATGATATTGTCGCGGGACTCCTACTTGGTAATGGTGGCAGCAGGAGCCGGCGCGGTTGGAGTGATGCAGGGTGGAGGGGGTTTTGTTGGCGGCCCAGGGCGAGCTGGTGGCCCGCCGGCGGCAGCAGGAGGAGCCGGCTTGGctggtgctgctgcagcagcaggagtaCTGTTGTTGGCTGTTGTATCCTGATGCAGAGGAAGCACCCCGATAGAGGGTAACTAACAAGGTTATGTAACCCTAAGGAAGTTAACAGCTTCCCAATAACAGTAAATCATTTCCAGTCTCTATAAAAACACTGCAGACATTAAATGTGTTGCTTTGTCTGAAGATCTCAAGAGATGGGGAAAATTTGATTCTAACTGTCTTAAGCAATAATCATGAGGCATTGCTTACCTTAGTGGGGGATCTGCGAAGACAACGATGGTGCGTACGTTAGAGTATTGTCATATATATTTGTCATAAAGGCTGTTATTGAGATGATCCATAAAGTGAGAGCAATATCTATCAGTTTCTGCAGTCAGggttaaaacatttgcataaATAATGGACCCCATGCTGGTTGGTTACTAACAGCATTTAAGCCCCAAAGCCActtttatgtaaaagaaaaacaagcatgCAACGAAACATTCTGATAGTTGGGGCTGATTGTTGGGGAAAACAGGAGGTGTTAGGGATACCAAACGCAAAAGAACAAGACTTCTCAATGTGACACTTTGCACAGGATGATTAACTTTGTGATGGAAATAGTTCCATAGAGCAGCATCTAAAACAAAATGACACCATGTGACACCAACAGCTGCTTGATAAGATGCCCTTTCTATGGAATCACTCAAAGATGTCCTGtattataaaaacattcatACCCAGGgaacttttttaacattttgcagcGTTGTAAACACAAACTCCAATTTATACGAGggtcgttgtttttttttagacgtATCGAGACAAAGTGGGCATAATTTCTGAAgcggaaggaaaatgatacatagtAACTTCAAATTAAAGTTACTATCCCTTCCAGGATTGTCCAGTACAGTATTTATCTGCATTTATCTTTCCACCAGCGCTGAACGGCTTCACTGCTTCACTGCTTCACTGCTTCACTGCTTCACTGCTAAAGTGATGCAGCCACCAgtctattttgtctttttctaaaCAGGGAAGCTTCCCTCACATGTTTGCAGCAGGATCAAACTTACACGGTTTTTGGGGAACAATTATTCTTATTGGTTCTTTAGGACAAGAGGTTTCTCCTCTCTGGCCACATTTGTAGAGTACAGGACAAATAGCTGCTGAATCTTTGGAGCCCCTCTAGAAAGAGCAAGGCCTCTTGGTTTCCTCTCTTAATAACACCTTTCTCACCTGTTCTGTCAATCAAGGGGGACAGAAACGTCCTGGAAGATTTGCAGTTATGCTAtactctttctgttttcagatgatggagtAATCAGTGCTCTGCAAGATTTTCAAAGTccaggatattgttttataagctAATGTAAATTATAACCTGCTACAAATTTCTCCTCAgctttctgctgtgttccttggatgtttttattcataaatgttATCTGACAactctctgaggccttcagagaacagctgcatCTATCATTGAAGGTCTATACCAGTTTATCCTTGTGGGCTCATGGAGGGGCTGCTGGTGCTTTTCCCCAGCTGACCTACAGCGAGAGGCAGAGTACACGCTGGGCTGGTCAACTGGGGCCAAGCTTGAAAAAAGCCCTTATCAATGGAAAGCAGATAActtgattcaccatggcaacggcaggaaataagaagccCAGAGGTTTCCCGCAAGTGGAATTAGGAATCTTCAATGAAGGCGTATGGAGAATATTATATCTATAATTAACAAAAAGACACAATGCTGAATGATATGAGTGTCAACCCTAATCATATAAAGCATTAATTAATATTCAGCATGTGCCaataatgatgggatggtgtgagttactgaaataattgatatgtttatccagttttttgccagaatttggctttacccatccttctaaaaaacGAGTTGACCCTGATTTTCTTGTTGACCCTGATTTTCTTGTAGGTGTAAtatttgtgccaacctcactttatattaatcatataggctaCATTCAGattttaagttgaagtaaaggtggtgttatttaagtgaagaaatatGCTGTAGCCCAAAGTGTTGGGGGGAATATAAGAattgaaactaaaatatattgaTGAAAAATATAGCTGGATGTCTTAAGATCTCTCTGACTATTGGAACAACATTAAACTCTATTATAAccgagtgcaacagtaacattcctgacagcctctgaaagattttctgtgtCACCTACGATATTAAAAAGCTGCCACAGCATAAAAAacttgttcagaactgagagcgtccTCTCGTTGAGTTATACGAGTGATGTGCGGGCTAGGCAATATTGAGAAAAATGACAGCAGCGAAAAACGGTaacacattaaaatatattgatcCAAAAATGATAatcgtggtctgatcagcctctcctgAAACAGATTTCTGCGGAGTATTTGCGctccagcatacaggctcctcaAGAAAAAGGAGGCCTTTTATCACGCTTCCTTCTGCAAATCTCAGCTCAAAAGTGGGAAAAATTCAGAGTTCACCTAAACAGCTCTGCTcggtagcagggttgtttcacggagtaatttgttgtcagCATTTGACTTAGGGtaaaggcttctgagctttctgaaacagaaaagccagggTATGCAGAAACGtaccccagaaattactctgaatatcCTCTAACGCGGCTTTGTGAAACGGGGCCCAGtccttcacacacacataaagcTAATTTAGAGTAACCAATTAACCCAGCAGCCATGTTTTTCAACTGTGTCCAAAATCATGTTTGGTTAAATGTTGTATGGCTTAGATATCCACCTGTTTATGGGGACACCAAACAACAAGAGCCCATGCTGgtatttgaacccaggatcttaTTGCTGAAAGGCCCAATAACCACAACTTCACCATGCTGTCAGATCAACTGTGGTGGTTCTGAAATTAAATTGCATGGATTTTATCTACAAATCATGCAACTTCTAAAAGCAGTTTGCTGCACTGGGTTTTTATATGTGTATCTAAGAGTAAATGTAAAAACTATTTCATTTggcttcacaattatgcactaactGTGTTGGCCTTTCACATAGAATCCCACTAAAACACACTGAAACTGATAGGTATCAGAGGAAATTTGAAAACGCTCCAGGGGTATGAATGCTTTTGACAGGCACTATAACTCATGATCTCAAAGATGATGGTTTTGAACTCCTTTTTTTACAATGACTAACAATATACTTACTTATCCTCTCTGTGTTTGAAAAAGGTAGGAAGAAATagcaaattagaaaaaaaagataaaaaatctACCGGAGAAAGCTTGCGAGACAGTCCTCTGAGAAAAAGATCAGTGCTTGTTTAGTGGTAGGAAAACGATACAGGTTGTAGATGTATCGGATTACTTACGGCTTCTTCCCCTCCAGGGTGTTGAGATGAGTCTCAAGAGACTCCAAAAGACTTTCTGGGGCCTGCAGAGAAAACGGAGCGGGTGACTCCTAATGCAAACGTATCCGATGAATAAATGTTGAATTGAATACTTCTTTAATTAAGTGGGCTCCCCCTGCACGTAGGAAACGATAGTAAAACAGGAGGATTGGGTACACAGTTTATGTTATGAAACTTTAGAAGAAGAACAAACTGCAGAAGAATCTGTTAATGCTTAAAGAGAAACCCAAAAAGTGGAAAATGAAACAGAGAACAGACGTGtcagggagaaaaaacaaaaactttgatGCAAATTGAGAGAACACAGTTCCAGCCGGTCAGAGTGCAAAGCCGCATGCTCCACTTGGCTATATGGGACACGATCAGCTGCAAACGTGCAACAAAAACGGTAGCTCAACATCCAGCagggcttttttccccctaaaggTCAAAGCTAAATCGTCCAATAAAAGTCATTAATTGGATTTCCTGACTCCCCTAATTTATTTCCTGTGTTTGTCTATTTAGAGCATTTAAATCTATTATGCTAAAACCTTCCAAGACTGATAATAAGCCTGCGGGGGACAGATAGACAGTTAGTCCCAGTGGGACTTTATGACGTCTGTCCTCAGCACCAAGCAGAAAG is from Fundulus heteroclitus isolate FHET01 chromosome 3, MU-UCD_Fhet_4.1, whole genome shotgun sequence and encodes:
- the snap91a gene encoding clathrin coat assembly protein AP180 isoform X10: MADTLMERVGNASWVVVFKALITTHHLMVNGNERFLQFLASRNTLFNLSNFLDKTGSHGYDMSTFIRRYSRYLNEKAFAYRQMSFDFGRVKKGADGAMRTMSVEKLLKGMPILQSQIDSLLDFEVNPKDLNNGVINACFLLLFKDLIKLYACYNDGIINLLEKFFQMKRSQCKDGLEIYKRFLTRMTRVSEFFKIAEQVGIDKNDIPELTQAPESLLESLETHLNTLEGKKPEDKSPTKDTTANNSTPAAAAAPAKPAPPAAAGGPPARPGPPTKPPPPCITPTAPAPAATITNALDDGLLLDLDPMASSSAGGAAATSSITGWGDLLTEAATNGAPQALADGKSTDVAAAAGAAAPAVPAAPAVHCHPCCHCHRCCARSRCRCCARTCSRTCSRTCSRTFYHCCCSCTGAAPHIAACHCSCCRLSL